The sequence below is a genomic window from Shinella zoogloeoides.
GTACCATCTCGGCGGCACCAGCCTAGTCATGTGAGGTTTGCACGCCTCGAAGCGGCACGTACCGCTCTGCATTCTTATTCGCTTGGTTGGCCATGTTTGTCAAAGGGGAAGCTATCCGAGGCTTCTCGCAGCCGCAAAACTGAATTGCATCCGAAGAGGCGTAGCTAGGCATTTTACGTTGAGCTGCCTCCTTAAGGCGAGCCCAACAGCGGTAAGCAAAGGGTATTAGATTTTTTCTCGTCAAGATATTGCCGCTCCCCACTAGACAACACGCTGAGTTGTATACGAAACTTCGCACGGCGGACGATCGCTCACGAGAACCGTGATCATACAGAACTAGTCATATGCCGGAACTGGATTTGATCTCGACGCACGGAGCAGGGATAAAAAACATAAGTTCTTGCGGTTCCTCGGGCGCAAATTAGGCCCGAGGCAAAGCATTGTTACAACTGAGTGGGAATAGGGCTCGAACCCTTCACCAATCTGAACGCACGGATGAACAAGTGTTCAAAAGCTGGAAAATACATAACTTCAAATCATTCAAGACCCCCCCAGAAATACCTCTAAGTAAGATTAACATTCTTGCCGGCGCAAACAGCAGCGGTAAAAGCACAATCATTCAAAGCATTCTCTTGCTCAAGCAAACCGTACAATATGGGGCCCAAGATAGAGGCGTATCACTAAATGGACCCCTATTGAGGATGGGAGAGTTTTCCGACATTCGCAATTTTGATGCAGAAGGTGAAAGCATATCTATAGAGTTCGAAATAAAACCTGAAAATCAAGGTGAATTCAATGCATGGGGCACCCACAGGACGTCGTCTTTCCTTCCATCTGGACTGAATGATGTTGATTACATTAGGTCTAGGACTGTAATTAGTCAGGTATTTGTTCAAGAGCGCACTGATCCATCAATAAAATCCAAATTGTTTCTAGATCAGGTTGATTTCAGCGCCACCTTTAAGGACGACAAAGAGAATACCACGCAAAATATATCTCTTCGATCCACATATAGAGGACACGATGATGATAATAGTAAAGCCGCGCCATTTGATGTATTCTCCGCGTCACTAGATGATCAAAGTATTGATCAGCTATCGTCCACTCATCCTAAACTTGAAGTTCTAGGTGGAAGTGCCAGACACTTTCTTCCCGATTATGTCTTATTAAGGTATGATGCGGCAGTCCAAAAGGCTGGTGAGATTGCTACCTACCTTTGCAGCAATCCCTCGAGCATGTTTGCACGAAATAGCCAAGGCGACGAAATTCTTCCCATAGGGGTTCTGACCGTCCTCAATGAATGGCTCACTTTAAAAAGAGCGACGATAATTGAAACTGAGGAGCCCGTCAGTGCGAGTGAGGCACGCCACCGGATTGCCCCAATCTTGTTTGGGAGCACAAGGCGCGACGTAAATACCCTTGATATTTCTGGCAAAACTCGCTCAGAACAAGCCGTGCTGCGCAGTATGCTCACAGAGGCACTAATAACTGAAACAACATCCAATCCGACATTTGATCTCGACATGCCGCGAGTGTTAAAGGCGGCTAGCGACTATGTTCGACGGTTCTTTCAGCAGGGGGTTAGATATTTGGGGCCACTGAGAGATGCTCCACGCCCCGTCTATCCGCTTGAGGCACTAGAGAGTACAACGGACGTTGGATACCGCGGCGAGCACACCGCTGCCGTCTTTCAACTTAACAGCTACTCCTCGGTTTCGTTCCATCTTCCGCCAACTGATGATTTCGACAGCAACTACTTTGAATACGCAACTCCTGAAACGCACACTCTGCATGATGCCGCCGTTAAGTGGTTAGGTTATCTGGGTGTAGCTGATGAGTTAAAAGCGACAGATAGTGGTGTTTTCGGCAATCGCTTGCAAGTATCAACGGGGAATGTCGACCGTTGGCACGACCTAACAAATGTCGGCGTTGGCGTAAGTCAGGTTCTTCCCCTTGTGGTTACCTCTCTACTCGCGCCGGCGGGTAGTCTTCTAATATTTGAACAGCCAGAGCTTCACCTGCACCCCCGCGTCCAAGCGCGTCTTGCCGACTTCTTTATTTCGCTAGCCCTCAGCGGAAAGCAGATGATACTTGAAACCCATAGTGAATACCTAATCGACCGGTTACGCTTGAGGATCGCCCTTGCCGAGCGTGACGACGTTCGCCATCTGGTCAACATTCTGTTCACGGAGAAGCATGACGGGAAAAGTGAAATTAGACCGATCGAGGTGTCTGAGTTCGGTGCAATTTCAAACTGGCCAAAAGATTTCTTTGACCAAAGTCAGAACGACGTAGCACGGCTCATCAAAGCGGCCGCTCGGAAGCGGGCCAATAAGAGCAATAAGCAATGAGTATAATTTACCTTGATACCGCGATATTGGCCGTTCCAAATTATGCAGTTGACGCAAAAACTGGACAGGAAATAATAGATAGATTAATTCATTTCTCTGATATTACTGACCAAGAACTACCATTAAAGCTAGTAATCTCAGATTATGCGGAAGAAATTCTATGGGGTCAAAATCTTGGCCCAGACTACGAGCAAATTGACCAGTTTCTAGAAATAATGGAGCTAAAGCATATATATTCAACACATGATCTTTTGCAGAGATATCATACTATTCTACAAATATGCTTGAGGGCGTCAGAAGCAAGCCCTATTGATGCGAAGTCTGTTAGCGATTTTCGCTCGGATCCGGCGCTTCCAGATCTATCGCCAACTCAAATGATGCACGAAACACAAAGGATTTTTGCTAGCGCTGCCGCGGTGTCTACACTGTCACAGCGGATTTGGGTCGGCTCGGCATTCGACAGTTCAACTGAAGAGCGGTTCGATATTGAAGCTCAACTTGATGAATTTGGAGGATGCCACTGCGAGATGATGGATAAACCACCGATAAAAGTGGCTAGCCCTGTTGTTGCGTTGACACACCTGCGCAACATCGTATCCGCTGAGTTCGCGGATTACACTTGGCGTTCCGCTCGCAACGCTAGCGATCTCCACTTTGCAATAACTTTAGGTGCGCTAGCGCTTCAGATTGCCGGAGGCGAAGAGCTTAGCTATGGAAAGCTCAAGCCGTTCGCGCTTGGCTCGGAGTTTGCCGCAAGTCTGGAAGGCGTGGAATGCGCTCGGGACGGGCGCTTTTCATCGACACTCCGAGAACTCTGCAGCCAGATTGTGGCTGGGAAATGCAGCCGTCAAATTAATCCTTTTAGTCTTACTGGCCAATATTCAAGGGACTTCGACGGAGCAAAGGCTTGGCGCACCCACGTCACTAATGGGGGGCTGGCGCTGCGACTTATGCATTGGGCCACGGAAGATATGATTGAGTTTGCGAACGTGGATGTAAAGAAAGGCGAGAAAATCGAGAAAGGGGCTACGCGCCCGGCGGCCGCATTGAACTTCAGCAATCACTTCGGATGAGTGGATGAAAATGCTGACGCGTTCTCTAGGCTGTTAAACGCTTCGCGATCTTTGCAACAGTTGCACGGGATGCACCTGTTACGCTCTGGACCTGGGACCAAGACATTCCGGCCCTCAGCATGGAGGCAATACCTGCGTTGCGCTTGACGTCCTCGACGCGGCCACGATAGCGGCCTTCTGCCTTGGCTTTAGCTTGCCCTTGCGCCTGTCGGCACCGACGATCGTCGTAATCCTTTCGAGCTACGGCAGCGAGGACATCCAACATCATGGAATTGATAGCGCTGAACATCCTTCCGGTGAAATCGTCGGAAGGCGCTGCCAACATCCATGATGTAGGAAGATCAAGAGCGACCACTCGCACCTGCCGGGCGTCGAGTTCTCCTCGAAGGTTCTGCCAGTCCGATGCAGTTAGACGCGACAGGCGATCCACCTGCTCGATTAGAAGGATGTCGCCGGGCCGGGCATCCGATAGAAGACGGAACAGTTCGGGACGGGCGAGTTTCGCGCCGCTTTCGTTCTCCACATATGTAGATGCAATAATTAGGCCCCGCTCTTCTGCAAACGCCTCAAGCTGAGCGCGTGCGCGGGTAGCGTCCTGTTCATCAGTTGACGCGCGGAGATAAGCTCGGGCGAGCATGGAAACCTCTTCGGTTTAGTTAGGGTGGTTTCCATAATGGCGGTTTATTTTAGATAGTCAAACGCTCAAAATGAACCAGATAAATGCTGGTTCAGGATCAGCACACCTCAACTAAACCATTGATCATAACCGAGGATATTTCTACCTAGACCTGAATTCCACGTCTCCACGAGGTTGTGAAATTCAACGTTTGTATCAATGATCGGCGTTCTCTTCACCGTCAGGTTCACCTCGCACGACGCGGATTAACCTACGGAACTCGCTGTCATCGCTGCTGTTCTTCCATCGATTTACGAACCGACACACAATTTGCAAGTTGTCCTTCTCATAGTGGCCGCTACTGTCGATCCTGTCGAGTGAGCACAGCATTTCCCTGTCATCCTCGTCACCATCATACTGGAGACGGAGGTTCGTGATGGCGCAGAGGCCGTCCTGTTCGGTGAGAAGAGCGTCGAGAAACGGCATCAACTCATGCTCAGGGATAAGAAGGTCCTTGTTCTTGACGGTCCTCAACACCTGTTGGCCGTTGGCGAAATCGACTGTGCCCTTCGCGGTTGCCGCCATGCGCCAGATCGCTTTTTGGCGAGCGTTGAATGTGGTGCCGGGGTTCTTCTTGCGCCGTTCGACCTTTGCTTTCCAATCTAGCCGGGAATGCCATGGGTTGATATCGTCGCCATCGATCAGTGCCAGGGCGTACTCGGCATTGTCGGGCTTCAGCTGCTGGAGCGTCCCTTCGGTAAACAGGAACTCCTGCGCCTTGGGGTGCAGCCCAGCCCATTCGAGCCGGTTACCTTTACGGCTCTTGTTCGACCAGGGTTGGCACGGCTTGTGGCAGATGATTACGTCGCGACGATCTCCGACAGTCTCCTTCAGCGGCTCGAAGGTCGCAGGATCGGGTCGCGAGGTTGTCCACCAGAGTTGATCCTTCTCCCGGTGTAGCCAGATGTCGCCTTCACTCTCAACGATTGTCGTCATCAGATTGAACCATCGAGAGGCAACCGGACGGGTCGGCGTTTTTCCCGCCGCCGTCTTGTGCAACTTCATACGGTTCTGAATATAGCTCTCGCGGTCGCCCGCCTCCCAAAAACCTTGCACTGCGACATCATTCGTCGTCGCGATGGTGCCGCGAGCCAGACAGTCGGGCCACGCATAATTCTCGCGTCCGAAATTAGCAATGAAGACCTTCATGTCGCCTTGGCCTGCCGGCCGCGCTTCAACTTCGGTGCGGCTCCGCGCTCAGCCCTGATCCGATCCAGTAACACGTTGGCGGGTTCGTCCTCGGGGTCTTGCGGCACGAGTTCGCCCCGGAAGGCCTTGGCGAGAACGGCCTGATCGAGACGGTCGATCAGCCTGCCGGCGCTGGTCACCTCGGAGGCGAGGCGGTCGATCTTCGAGAACGCACCCTCAATCCAATTGGCGACTTCCAATTGTCGATCTGCATCAGGATAGGCCCACGGCGCGGCCATAATGCTTCGCTGGTAGATCGCACACACACTCGTCGTCGCGCTTTTCTGCGAGTGAAGGTATGCCCGAAACTGCGGAGAGATCATCTGGTAGAAAGCAAAAGCCGGGATGACCTCCGATCTGAAGCGAAGCCTGAGTAGATTGTTGTTGTACAGATAGCCTGATGGCCTGCCGCTCCAGATCGCCACCTTTCCGACAAGTTCAAAACTATTGCGAGTATTGAACAGCAGATCGCCGTCGCGCAGCTCGTATCGGGCCATTTCTGCGGCGTCGGCATTTACTAGCGTGAGATCATCGTCATTCCACCGACCATCTAGATCGTAGTGGTTCATTCGAATGTAGGGCACGCCATGAATGGTTGACTGATCGCTCTTCCCGCGAACAAGCCCTATCAGCGCATCCGTCAAAACATTTTCGAGTTGAACCTGCCGCCACTCCGCCATTTCAACGGAATTGAAAGCTGCCGCGAGCACGGCCTGCTTGTACTTCTCGACGAGGCGGGGGATGTGGTCGAGGTGATCGCGGGCCCGTCTGGATTTGCCGCTGAGGCTGTCGATCTTCGCCACAATCCGCCGCTGTTCGGGGAGTGGTGGGAGGGGAACGAGGGTCTCTAGGACTTCGGATTTGCTTAATTCAACCTGATTGGTCGAGCCGGACTGCATCTCATCGAGCTTCGACTGGACTAATGGCGATTGGATAAGCCGGTGTAGGTACTCAGGCAATGTCGCTGGGTTCGTCCGAACAATCGTAACATGGCTATCTGCAACGGCACGTGGGGCCGTCACTAGTGGCCGGAAAATCGCAGCACGACCTATCGTTCCGGTGCCGGTTGAGTTCCAGAGAATGTCACCGTCAACTAAGAAACGCTCTGCCGTCCACGATGCCCACTGAGACGCGTCAACATACTTGAGGTAAGCCTCATTAACACCGGTCCAGCGAACGCACTTCTGGTTTATCACCGGGAGATCGCTATGGGACGCGTATTTTGGGGACTTGCCTCGCTGAACATACTCGGTCACATCTTCAATCGTGGCTTCGGCCCAGCCTTGTGGCAGCTTACTCATTCAGCCGCCTCCGCGATGGCAGCGGCCTCCTCGACGCTATCCGGCTCGATTTCCTCCGACAGTGCCTCGATCTCTTCAAGAGCGGCCTTGAGGTGGCCGATGATGGCGGCCGCGATGTCCTCCGGCTCGGTCAGCGCCTCCTCGGCTTCGGCCTCGGTATCGCGCAGCCATGCGATGTCGAGATTGTCGTTGCGGGCGGTGATCGCTTCTCGGGTAAACATGCGCCAGCGGCTATCCTCGGCCTCATCCTTCCGCCCGGCCCTGCCGTTCGGATCGGAACCATAGGCGGTCTCGAACTCGGCGAAGTCGGCCACGGTCAGCGGGCGGGTCTTGCCGAAGGCAGGCATGTTGGCCCGCATGTCATAGACCCACACGACGCTGGTATTGCCCTTGTCGGTCTTACCGCGCTGGAAGAACAGCACGTTGGTCTTGACGCCCTGTGCATAGAAGATGCCAGTCGGCAGGCGCAGGATCGTGTGCAGGTCGCAAAGCTCCATCAACCAGGTACGCAGACGCCGCCCGGTATTGTCCTCGAACAGCACATTGTCCGGCACGACCACAGCAGCGCGGCCACCGGCTTTGAGGGCGCGGACGATGTGCTCGACGAAGGCAAGCTGCTTGTTCGATGTGTCCGCCGTCACCGAGAAGTCGGAACGGGTTGGGCGACCGCCGCCCTTTTTGGTGCCGAACGGCGGATTGGTCAGGATCAGATCGGCCTTGGGCAATGCCTCGCCATCCGGCGACAGCGTGTCGATGTTCACCACGCCGCCCTCGACGCCGTGCAGCAGCAGGTTCATCATGCAGAGCCGATGCGTGTCCGGCACAAGCTCACCGCCGACGAAGGCATTGTTGCGCTGGAAGTGCGCCTGCTCGGGCGAGAGCTTGTAAAGATCGTCGGTGTGATCCTTGATGAAGCGGTCTGCGGCGACGAGGAAGCCCGCCGTGCCCGCTGCCGGGTCCTGCACGACCTCTCCGGGCTGCGGCTGCATCAGCCGAACGATGCAATCGATCAGCGGTCGCGGCGTAAAATACTGCCCCGCGCCGGATTTCTTGTCGGCGGCATTCTTCTCCAGCAGCCCTTCATAGAGATTGCCGAGCCCTTCCTCGCGGGCGGAGAACCAGTCAAGTTGGTCAATGTTGGAAGTCAGCGCCTTGAGGTTGGTCGGCTTCCGAAGCCGCGTCTGCGCATCGGTGAAGATCGCGCTGATCAGGCCGTCCCTGGCCTTGCCGAGATCGAGCAGCATCGCCTTGTAATAGTTGAGCTGCTCCACGCCCTCGCGCTTGGCGAGGATGCCCCAGCGATAGCCGTCAGGCAGCCGATCCTCGCGCCCCGTCTCCTCCAACATCTTCAGGAACAGCAGGTAGGTCAGCTCGGTCACGTACTCGTTGTAGGTGACGCCATCGTCACGCAGGACATTGCAGAGGCCCCAAAGCTTGGCAACGATGTCGGTGGTGGTTGTCATCAGGCGGTCTTCTTCCACATTTCTTCATTGATCCCGGCAAGGATGTTTTCAAGCTCCCCGCCGAACACCTTGTTGAGACGGTTGAACCCTCCATCGGCGATGAACGGCTCCTTGTCGATGGCCTCGCGGTCGACAATCACTTCTTTTTCGATCTGCTCACCGATCCGCGACAGCCAGCGTTTTTGCGGATCGGTCCACGAGCGGCTCGCCATAATCGAGCGCATCGCCGATCTGACGCGATCCTCGTACGGGGTCAGCGGATCGCCAATCGCCGCCTGACGCACGAAGCCGATGATCGAGGCGGCGATCTCCTCGTTCTTCGCATCCGCCCAGGCACGACGCAGATTGGCTTCCGAATAGCCCCTGCGGTCGAGCGCCAGGCGCAGCTCCTTCAGATCTGCGCGAGTGAGATCGCGGGGGCGCGTCACCACCAGCTTGAGCGCGGCGATGCTGTTCACGTTGTCGTGGACGAAGGCGGTGAAACTATCGAGGAAGTCTTCGGGCTTCTCAGCTTCGCCATAACCTCGCGTTACAGCAACAACTTCATCGCTGTGCGGCGAGATCGGCACAATACGCGGATTGCCGTCATCGCCCTGCCAATCGAGGATCGGGCCAATGGCAGCGCGGTCTGTCAACCAGGCGGAAAGTGCCGGCGCGTCGCCAGCCAGCAACCGCTGCAACATCGCTTCCGGCGTTTCGCCCGCGACAGCCTCAAACCGCTGCCGCGCATCCTCGGGCAGTTTCTTGAGACGGCGACGAAGTTTTACGGCCATCTGCTCGCGGATTGCCTCCCGCTGGTGATCGTCGGTCGCCTCGACCATCTCGCGGACAAGCTGCTCGAAGCTAATCGACGGGTTGACGACAATCGGCTTCATATCCGTTAGACCTTGCAGATGCGGATAAAGGTCGACGGCGTCGAAGATGCGGAACACCTCCTTGCCAATCTCCGGGCATTGCCGCGTCGCTCGCCCGATCATCTGTTCGTAGAGGATGCGGCTATTAACCCGGCGCAGGAAGACAAGGTTGGTGATCTTCGGTATATCGACGCCGGTGGTCAGAAGATCGACGGTGACAACGATCTGCGGATTGGCGTCGTTGCGGAACGAGCGGATCAGGGTCTGCACCTTATCGACGCTGCCGGTGATCTTCTTCACCGCCGCATCGTCGATCTCGCCGTAGGCGTCGCTGAACGCCTTCTTGATCGCATTGACCACCATGTCGGCGTGGGCATCGGTAGCAGCGAAGATCAGTGTCTTGCCAGGCAGCGCCGGGTCGATGTGCCTGGCTAGCTCTTCGGCGACCACACGGTTAAACTCCGGCGTAATCACCTGTTTGTTGAACTGCTCCACCTCAAAGTGGATTTCGTCCGGCAGCGTTGCTGTGTTGATCTCGCCGGTTTCCGGCACAAGATACTCGACCTGCTCGCCTCCAGCAAAATCGATGCCCGACCGGGCGAGCGCGGTTTCGATGCGGATCGGCGGCTCGTGGTCGATCAGATGGCCGTCGATGACAGCCTCGCGATAGGAATAGCGGAAGATCGGCTCGCCGAAAATGTCGGTGGTGTGCAGGGCTGGCGTCGCCGTCAGGCCGATCTTCACGGCGTCGAAGTATTCGAGCACCCGGCGATACTTGGAGATATAGTCGTCCTGCCCCCGGAAGCTCATTTCGGCGTCCGACATCTCCCGGTCAAGCAGATAGCCGCGATGGCACTCATCAATGACCATTAGGTCATACTGGTCGACGGGTGGAGCCTCCGAGGTGTCGGCGGCGAAGAGGACACGCTTCACCAGCCCCTGGATCGTGCAGATATGAACTTTGGTTTCCAGATCGGGCGTAACGTCTTCCAGTCCCTTGAGGCCGAAAATCTCGGCGAAGGTCTTGCCTGATACGACCTTGGTGGTCGAGAATTCACCTTCGGTCTGGTGGCCGAGGGCACTGCGATCCACGACGAAGCAGATACGGCGGAAGCGTTTGGCTGACAGCAGCCGGTAGAGCATGGCGATGGCGAGCTTGGTCTTGCCGGTGCCGGTCGCCATCGCAACCAGCATGGACCGCTGTTCGGCAGACAGTGCGGCCTCCACGGCACGGATCGCCGTTTCCTGATACGAGCGCAGAGGAAAACCAAACTCGAATGGCTTTGTTTTGAGTGTGGCAGTGGCCGTGTCGAGATCGATCTCCAAAAGCCGCGCTATGCCATCCGGCGTCAACCAGTCCACCAGCGCACGGCGATGATTGGCGCTGCGCCGGGTATCGCGAAACCAGATACCGCTTTCGGTCTCGATCTGCTTCAGATAGGAGCGGCCATTGGCGGCGAAGACGCAAGGGACCCGATGCTCCCCCCAGGGTCCACCCGCCGACACAAAGTCTGAGCTGTCCCTGATCCCGACCGAATAGCGTTCGGCCTGGTCGATGGCGGCGGAGACATTCTTGCGGCGGCGCTTCGCCTCAACGACGCCCACCAGCATAGTGCCTACGAAAAGCGCGTAGTCGGCAGGACCGCTAGCTGTGGGCCATTCGGCAATCGCCATGTTGCGCCCCTTGGCGGGACGTACACCGGCGCTGTAGCGCAGCGTTTTGGTGTCCGCTTCCCAGCCACGATCTCGAAGCTGCTGATCGATCAGGGCGCGGGTCTGGCTCTCATCGAGGTCGATCTTCGCGGCTGCCTGCTCACCGCGTTCGACAAGCTCCTGCACCTCGACGCGGGGGGCAGCTTCCGCCGCTGCCTGAATACCTGCGAGCTTGGCAGCGATGGCCTCCTTCTCCGCCGCGCTCTCCTGGGCAAGCTGTTCCCAGATCGCTCGCTCCTCCGCCTCGCGCTGCAACCGTTCCTCGACTGTCTCACGGGCGCGAGCCTGCTCCTCGGCCTCAAGGCGAGCAGCGGTGGCGGCGTCGTCACTTTCGACCACCTTGCGCCGCAGCGCATCGATCTCCCGGCGCAGTGGCGCCGTGGCATCGACAGGCTCGCGAGGCGGAACAAAGGCGCCGGGAGTGAAGCCGGGTTGCTTTCCGTATGTGCGATGGAACCAGACGCCGAGCGACCGGGCGAACTTGAGCGAGGTCAGCGCGTTGGCGTGATCGCCCTTGGCCTCGTGAACGGCGGTGTTGCCCGCTTTGCGCAGAGTATGGAAAACGTCGGCAACCTCCTTTGGGATGATCCGTTCGTAGGACAGCCGCCGCAAGGTTTCGTCAAAGGTCTCTCGCTCGTTACGGTAGGAGGCATGGCGAGCGGCGATCAACTTCGCCATGAGTTCGGCGAATTGGCGGAGCTTGACAATTGCCGTCGATGGATCGCCGCTGAAATACTGTTCAGCGAGCCCGCCCAGTGTCACAAGTCGATTGTCATGCGCCGCAAGAAAATCAAAGTTCAGTGATGCAACCATATCCGCCCCCGTGGCCGCAATCCTTGCACGAGGCCGTTAACTTTTGTCCAGCGCCAGGTGTTATTTTCGGCTCTGTTATTGAGATTTATCCCAGATGAGACCGAGCTGTTCGAGAGGTTGGGCACCGGCGGAAATCGTCGAGCAGCGTTCCGCAGTAACTGTCCAGCTTCGGCATCAAAATGTCACAACCCTGTACCAGGAGGTCAAGAACGCGCTGAAGGTGAAGCTTAATGCTTGACAATGGAGATAGCGCAAATCCGAAAATTGCGTGCAACAGGTTGCAAGATGGCGCGCCAGACTTCAATGGTGCCACTTGGTGCCAGATCGAACGACAAGTTACCGACATACCGCCACCAAGCCACATACAAAGCTGTCATTTGACGTACTCCACCGGAGAACGGATATTGGAAGCAACCATCTGAATTAACTTAACTTATCTCACCGCAGAAGAACGTGGCGATAATCACATCTCTAAATTGACATCGTAGGCGTCTCAGTTTCACCCCTGTCACGCCGACCATCCTCCTCAAAGCCTTTGCGGCGTCAATGCTCACAACCAAGTCGCGAGATAACAGTATCGGCTATGAAACCTTCTCACGCAGCCAAGATGCCAGACCGGTGTTGAGAACCGTACGCGAAGCCTCTGCGGCCCGATGAGGGTCACTCTATCCACCTTGCGGTACTCGTCTATATCGCCGGTGTGCCAGATGAAGAACATCTGATCATAGGTCTCCGGTGCCTAGCGGCAAAGCAGAAATCGTCCGCTACCGCCTCCTATGGGTTACTGACATAATGGCCCGCCTTCATCATGACCTCGACCAGCGTTGCCGTCAGGCGGTTGAGTTCGGTGTGCTGTGACGCCTGCTCTGGTGCATAGCGAGCGATCAGGTATTCCCGACGTTCCGTTAGCGCTTGAAGGTGATCGGCAGTTTTCTTGCGAAGCTTGAGCCGCGTGAAGAAAGTTGGGTCTGCGAGGTTATGCATCCGCCCGCGTATCTGCGAAGGTGCTACTCCCTCATGCCGCAGGACAGCGTTTAGATAAAGCTCGATGGCGTGAATGGCGCAAAGCCGTGCTGGCGCAAATGACAATGGATCGGGCGCGCTCGCGTGTTTAAAGAGTTCCATTGCGGCATTGTAATAGGCATTGCCGAGTTGGACGATTGCAAAGGCGCTGGCATTCTCGCCGGGATATGAGTTGGTGGATGATACAGGTTCCATATCGATACCTGAAGTTCGAGGTTCTGTGATCTGATCGCAGCCGCGATGCAGGTTCTTCGATAGAACACTGTAGGTTAAATCCACCTCAAGACGCTAAAGCTTCATGGCTTGATTGCCAGTTCGGTACCGCAGCGCTCTTTGCTCACCTCTCAACAGGCATCAAAACGTTCAGAAAAAAGGTAACCTGTACGTGAACTTTCTACGAACATTCGGTGGGACTTTTGGTGGGACTTCTCGTCGGGAAAGTCCCACCAGCCCAACTTTTTTGCCAATTCGTTCTCATTTCCCCAAAACGGGGCTTGCGTCCAAATGCCCGAGAATATAGAGGTTTGCGCGGTCCGGAATGTAGCGCAGCCCGGTAGCGCACTTGACTGGGGGTCAAGGGGTCGTGGGTTCGAATCCCGCCATTCCGACCATTTTCTCTCCTCCCTGACATATGCCGAAGTTCCCTCATGGAACTTTACGCGCCTTTTTGCGTTTCCTCGCCGCCGGCCGCTCGCGCCGGTCACCTGGAGCTTGAGGAGACACGCATGGAAGACGCAGGTATCGGCTGGATCGCGGCCATCATCATCGGCGGTGTCGCCGGTTGGCTCGCCGAGATGTTCATGAAGAGCAATATGGGCGTGCTGATGAACATCGTGCTCGGCATCATCGGCGCGGCCGTGGCCAACCTTTTGCTGGGGCTAATCGGCGTATCGCTCGGCGGCTGGCTCGGCTATCTCGTCGCCGGCTTCATCGGCGCCTGCATATTGATCGCGCTGGCGCGGGCGATCAGGCGGTAGCATCAAGCCATACGGTTTTCGAGGGCCGTCTCTTCGCGGGAAGGGGCGGCCTTTCTATTATGCGACCAGCCCGCGGTAGATGGCTTCCGTCTCGCTGATCATGCGCTCCAGGCTGTAGTCCAGGCTTCGCGCGCGAGCCGCGGCGGCGTGGCGGGCGAGGCGATCGGGATCGCAGAGCCGCAGCATGGCGCCGGCAAAATGCGCGGGGTCGTCGGCATTTTCCACCAGAAGGCCGTTCTCGCCATCCTTCAGCACCGTGGAGGCGCCGCCGACATCGGACAGAACCAAGGGTTT
It includes:
- a CDS encoding AAA family ATPase, giving the protein MFKSWKIHNFKSFKTPPEIPLSKINILAGANSSGKSTIIQSILLLKQTVQYGAQDRGVSLNGPLLRMGEFSDIRNFDAEGESISIEFEIKPENQGEFNAWGTHRTSSFLPSGLNDVDYIRSRTVISQVFVQERTDPSIKSKLFLDQVDFSATFKDDKENTTQNISLRSTYRGHDDDNSKAAPFDVFSASLDDQSIDQLSSTHPKLEVLGGSARHFLPDYVLLRYDAAVQKAGEIATYLCSNPSSMFARNSQGDEILPIGVLTVLNEWLTLKRATIIETEEPVSASEARHRIAPILFGSTRRDVNTLDISGKTRSEQAVLRSMLTEALITETTSNPTFDLDMPRVLKAASDYVRRFFQQGVRYLGPLRDAPRPVYPLEALESTTDVGYRGEHTAAVFQLNSYSSVSFHLPPTDDFDSNYFEYATPETHTLHDAAVKWLGYLGVADELKATDSGVFGNRLQVSTGNVDRWHDLTNVGVGVSQVLPLVVTSLLAPAGSLLIFEQPELHLHPRVQARLADFFISLALSGKQMILETHSEYLIDRLRLRIALAERDDVRHLVNILFTEKHDGKSEIRPIEVSEFGAISNWPKDFFDQSQNDVARLIKAAARKRANKSNKQ
- a CDS encoding recombinase family protein: MLARAYLRASTDEQDATRARAQLEAFAEERGLIIASTYVENESGAKLARPELFRLLSDARPGDILLIEQVDRLSRLTASDWQNLRGELDARQVRVVALDLPTSWMLAAPSDDFTGRMFSAINSMMLDVLAAVARKDYDDRRCRQAQGQAKAKAEGRYRGRVEDVKRNAGIASMLRAGMSWSQVQSVTGASRATVAKIAKRLTA
- a CDS encoding restriction endonuclease subunit S, with translation MSKLPQGWAEATIEDVTEYVQRGKSPKYASHSDLPVINQKCVRWTGVNEAYLKYVDASQWASWTAERFLVDGDILWNSTGTGTIGRAAIFRPLVTAPRAVADSHVTIVRTNPATLPEYLHRLIQSPLVQSKLDEMQSGSTNQVELSKSEVLETLVPLPPLPEQRRIVAKIDSLSGKSRRARDHLDHIPRLVEKYKQAVLAAAFNSVEMAEWRQVQLENVLTDALIGLVRGKSDQSTIHGVPYIRMNHYDLDGRWNDDDLTLVNADAAEMARYELRDGDLLFNTRNSFELVGKVAIWSGRPSGYLYNNNLLRLRFRSEVIPAFAFYQMISPQFRAYLHSQKSATTSVCAIYQRSIMAAPWAYPDADRQLEVANWIEGAFSKIDRLASEVTSAGRLIDRLDQAVLAKAFRGELVPQDPEDEPANVLLDRIRAERGAAPKLKRGRQAKAT
- a CDS encoding class I SAM-dependent DNA methyltransferase; this encodes MTTTTDIVAKLWGLCNVLRDDGVTYNEYVTELTYLLFLKMLEETGREDRLPDGYRWGILAKREGVEQLNYYKAMLLDLGKARDGLISAIFTDAQTRLRKPTNLKALTSNIDQLDWFSAREEGLGNLYEGLLEKNAADKKSGAGQYFTPRPLIDCIVRLMQPQPGEVVQDPAAGTAGFLVAADRFIKDHTDDLYKLSPEQAHFQRNNAFVGGELVPDTHRLCMMNLLLHGVEGGVVNIDTLSPDGEALPKADLILTNPPFGTKKGGGRPTRSDFSVTADTSNKQLAFVEHIVRALKAGGRAAVVVPDNVLFEDNTGRRLRTWLMELCDLHTILRLPTGIFYAQGVKTNVLFFQRGKTDKGNTSVVWVYDMRANMPAFGKTRPLTVADFAEFETAYGSDPNGRAGRKDEAEDSRWRMFTREAITARNDNLDIAWLRDTEAEAEEALTEPEDIAAAIIGHLKAALEEIEALSEEIEPDSVEEAAAIAEAAE